The Nicotiana tomentosiformis chromosome 2, ASM39032v3, whole genome shotgun sequence genome includes the window GCAAATGTGGCATAGAAAGGGCTTTCTGGGGGCAAAAGTGGTTGGTATTGATGGGATTCCCCTCATTTTGACAAAAGGTACATGGCCTAGTCTATTGTACCACAAAAGATCCACAGTATCCTTTTGATGCAAAGAAGTAGAACATATAGAACAAgcatcattattattatttgtattcAAAGCATTCACATAATTACATAGGTGTCTAGAATCACCAACATTTACTGATGAATCACAAGCTTTGGAACTGGAGTCTAATAAAACAGTAAAAATATTATTGGGAACAATAGTAAGTGAGTTAGAATGACCAGAAGTACTACGAGTATGAGTGACAGTAGCAGCTGGAGAGACATAAGTATTGGATTTGTTGTTGCACATATCAGAGAAGAGGTAAAGACCACTGTTGCTTTTACCAATCTCCAGAGGCCTCTTCAGTGAAGGGGCCTGCAGAAGTATGCAAGAAAACTTAGTGAATATGACAAAGCAATCTAGTTGTACAGTCAAGGAATGCACAGATATCATGTTGAATTTGAAACTAGGTACAAAGAGAACCTTTTTAAGGTGAATTTGGGACTTAGAACTACATCACCAATCAAGGTTACTTTTACTTTATAGCCATTTGGTAGGGTAACAACGAAATGACATATCAAGGTTTTGGTATTGGTCAGTGAGGATTTATTGAATGTCATATGATTTGTGGCTCCAGAATATAAGATCCATGTGTCAGCAACAGTTTTAAAGTTTTCACATCATTGATATACAAGTTCAGTAGAGGAAGAGCATGCAACTATACCTGTAAAGTTTACAGCTCCACTGGCTATATTGGCATTCCCAGAGTGATCTcctatgttgttgttgctattagcTTGAAAGTTTTCTAGGATGCTGAGGAGTTGTCCATATTGCTCACTTGTAAAATTGTGCACTGCTCGACCTTGATCACGAGTGCTGTAGTCAACATCTTCAATGTTTCCTCTCTCATTTGTTGTACCAAATATATTAGCAGCATATCATTTGCCTCTATTGAATTTGGACTGCTGTGAGCTCTGTGGTGAGTCTTGTGGATACCCATGTAGCTTGTAACATTTGTCCTTGGTATGCCCAGGCCTCTTGCAAAAATCACAGTACAAACGAGATCTATTCTGAGAGTAGTTCCCCCTGAATGCATTATTGCCAGTGTTGTTATTTGTCTGCTGATTATAGTTTGTTTTGAAGTTGTTATATCCATTTCCATTTGTGTTCCTAAAATTGTTGTTGCCAGCTCCTCCTGCATTTAAGGCTGTGGACTCCATAAGCAATTGACTCTGTGGCCTCATCTCCCTTTGCTTTTCTTCTTGAATAAGGATGGGAAAAGCCTGTGCTAAGGAAGGCAGTGGGTTTATCATAAGGATACTACCTCTCACTATTGTGTATGCCTCGTTTAATCCCATCAGAAATTGAATTAGCCTCCTATCTTGTTTTGCCTTGTGCATACTTGTCTTAGCTCCACATGTACAGTTGCAGGTGCATTGTGCATTAATATTCAAAATATTCAGTTCTTCCCACAACTTCTTCATCTTTGTGTAATATCCAGTGATGTCAAGTGATCCCTGAGTCAGATCATTGATTTCCTTTTGTAGTTGATACAATTTAGCTCCATTCGTTTGATCATATCTGTCCTCCAGCTCCTGCCATAACTCTTCAGCATCTTTCACATATTGTAGGCTATCTGCTAGATCTTTGGATAATGAATTTAGTATCCATGAAGTAACCATATCATCACATCTTTCCTATTGGCTGAGCATAAGAGAATTTTGTTCTGGCCTTTTGCATTTTGCATTTTCCATTTATGAATCCTGTTTTATTCTTCATAGACAGTGCTCTTAAAACTCCTCTCTTCCATGATCTGTAAGCAGATCCATCAAAAGCCACTAGAACCAGCATAGATCCAGCATTCTCTGAAGGATGCATGTATAATGGATTGGTCGAATCCATAGCAGTTTGTGAGTTTGTGTAGCTCGAAGTAGTTGAATCATCCAAGGGAGTTTGATCTCCAGCCGTAGTTTCAAGGAATCACTTCAACGAATGCAAATTCAATCAACAGAAGGACCAAAACTAATGCAGTACAATCGAACCAATACATCAATTTGTAGAAGAACAATAAACAAATGAATTTTGATCTTAAGCTGAAATCACAATTGAATGAACCCTATATCTCAACAACTGATCAATATCGAGTAGTCAGTGATCGAGATTGAGAAAGAAACACGAGAAAAATTACTGAGCGCAAGGCTCTGATACTATGACAAAAACGAGCAACAATCAGACCCAAACCTCAAGCTTGACTTTGAGCTCTAATGGAGGAAGGccagagaaaataagagagatagACATTTGCGAAGCTTTCAGAAATTGGGGATGTGCAGACTGAATAAAATCCTCTACAATTACGAGTAATCTactcctatatatatatactgataGCTGGATCCAGCTGGACTATACAAGTGGGAAGTAAAAGCTATAACTAACTATAACTTGCTATTGGAAATGCAACTAACTGCCCGTGACTAACTTAATTAACTATTGGAAGCCTAACTAGCTTTCTCAACTAATTGACTTATACATTGCAGTAATGCAATCCGCTATCTTCCTATATTAAATACATatctcaacaataataaaaataagattGCACCAAAACAATTGAAGAAAGGAGAGAATCACCCCCAAAACGAGCTACTGTTCACGCCTCCAAAATCGAAGTTACAGGCAGCCTCTAAATCTAATTTTCATCATTGAACTCCAAGAACCAGATGTTGAGAACTCCCAGTTCAAATTTGAGCACGATCCAACGGTTAACGAGTCGAAAAATGCTAATTGAAATGGATTGCCTGAGCAAAAAAATTCTAGAGTAAAAGAACACACTTTTCTCTCACAAGGCTTCAAAAACGGTTGTCCGCCTGCCTCCTTATATTTTCTCTCTTGTTATGTTTCTAACCTAAAATATGTCATATTTAATATCTTGATATTAGTGGGCTATAGGACAAAGTGGACTAGGTTCAAGAGGTATTTTATTTATCCGTATAGGAAGGAAAAAAGCCCAAAAATCCAACGAGGCGCACAACGTGCCGTTTTACCTGCCATTCGGATGTATTCCCAAAGACAAGAGGTGTAATTAATCTTCGTGAATATTAGTTAGAATATGAAAAACTATAGAAAATGTATTACATTGTAAAATACAAGAAAACGTACCAAATTTGATTCAACTATGTAGATGCTAAAAAGGCTATCTgagtaaaatattatgatattctaATCTAGTCATGAATATTCTTAATTGTAAATCCAGTTGAGTGTATATGTTATGCAATAAATCAGTAGTTAAATACTTTAACAAAATTCTAAGAAAGTATATTGGCACTCCATTCCCTTAAACTGTGTGTTTTGGTAGACTCCAAACATGAAATATACATGTAATCAGCATCCTAACTCCACTAATATCTGCACAAAAATGAGTATTTTGAGGAAGAGAGAATAATTTTTGCGTGTTTTAATTTGCTTTACTAATTTCAACAATTTATTGctgaacttgttcatttgttcccCCTTCCAAACTATTGTAAATTAAGTACTTGAAAGTTGAAACCAAAATGTGTTTAATTATTAGTTTGTCTATTGTTTCTGAAGCTTCCATGAAACTAGCTTTAGACCACTGCAGAGTAAACTAGATACGAGATTACAACACGAATTGGAAGCCTTGTCGTAATATATCTCGTACTCTAGTAAATAGGATAAGCTTTTGTGACAATATTATTTCGCGGATTTTTTTACTTATATCACCATTACTTTTTTATGATGACTAATCGCTTAAGTACACGTCTACCTCAATTATCCAGTTGTTGGCTCATACGGTCACTTAACATCGGGTAATTGGCTATCAAAATTATACAactttctttattcttttaaaaattactaaattttacCTAGTTCACTTAAATAGTTATTCttgtcaattttttttaaagaaaaagtcATAAAAACCCAAGCAACCCATTTACCCAATACCTGAATCATCCCACACATATGGGTCGAATTTAACGAAGAACTCTATATGCAATTATAGTTCATTTGAAATTTATTGTGCTTTTATAATGATTTATATCATTGAATTTTTCAGTTCCCATTTGAAAAATCaaacttaaaagttaaaatgaactACTACTGAAAAAAATATTGTGATGAGAAGAGCAAGAAAAACTTCTGAAAGTCAACATTCAATATATGATTGTAAAGAGACATGGAAAAATTCAAATCCATTATATGACAACTCAGGTTATGCTCTCAAGTGCTAAGAGTTATAGTTCTTCAACTATTTATAGTTTATATGAGattctaatttatttttaaaatttgtttcCATTAGACTCTGTTAACACTGACCCATTATCAGACTCTACTCAAGGCCCAAGTCCTAGGAAGACCCGGAAGCCCACATAGTAGTTTACATTTTAATTATACATAAAGGAGTGGAAGACTCCAGAACACGCAAAAGATATCATTTTCATTCTTCTAAATGTTAGAAATAAAGggttcttctttctctctctcaacGGTACAATTTTAGGGTTTTATTTCGATTTTGTTTCTCACAAATTCTAGAATTCTCAGtattaacatggtatcagagcagtgtATTGAATCGATCACGCTCTCCTCTTTCATCCGATGTTACCCTTGCCGATTATTATGACGATTTTCAAATCTCTGATTTTCTCTAGTTCGAGTTTTATGGCGATTTTCGTTGGATTTTCTTGATTGATGGCAAAATTTCTCAGCTTTAAGGGAGTTTCTTGTGAAGTCATCTACTCACGGTTGATTTACTGAAGTTAGATCAAATTTTTTATCTCTTACTTCGAGGCCTTACCTTCTTCAGTTTGCGAAGAAGGGTGGTAACAATTTCTTTCATAACTGATAGAATTTTTGCTATATCTTGTTGTGTTTTGCTGCCAGATATCTACAATACCTGAAAACGAGTGGTTACTGACATTGCATGCCTAGGGTTTCTAATAATGGGTAGTCCCGAGGTTAGTTCTTCGAGTGTGAATGAGGGTTTCGATGATTTCACCATCCCACTATCTCATCCTTTTTATGTTCACCCCTCAGACAGTCCAGCCATTCACCTGGTTTCTCCTCAATTTGATGGGACTGGTTTCGTTATTTAGAGGAAAAATATGTTGGTTGCACTCTCTGCTAAAAATAAATTGGGGCTTATAATGGGGAGAGTCTCTAGACCACAACCTGACTCActttattatcatttttgggagaGATGTAATGATATAGTTATTGCTTGGATAACCAACTCACTGTCTAGAGACATTGCAACCAGTGTCATGTGTTATGAAACTGCCAAAGAGATTTGGTCGGATATAAATGAAAGATTTGGTCAGTCCAATGGCTCTAAATACATACAGATTCAGAGGGAAATTAGTGCTACTTCACAAGGATCCTCAGACATAGCTAACTATTTTACCAAATTGAGAAGTCTTTGGGATGAACTTAGTACTGCCTATGTTGGCCCAGTTTGCTCTTGTGGTGCTTTGCCCACTTTCATTGAACAACAAAAGATTTTTCAGTTCCTCAGTGGCCTAAATGAATCCTATTCCACTTGTAAGAGTAACATACTCATGATGTCATCTCTCCCTACACTAAGCAAAGACTACTCCATGCTTCAACATGATGAAAAATAAAGAGAAACCTCTGCCCCTGTGCCCAGCTTCTCAAATGAATCTGCCTCTTTTTATACTTCAACTACTCCAATGACTAACAACAATAGGAATTATACACAAAGGGTAAATTTTGATCAAAGAAGGGGTTTAACTCCAACAACTCATCTCTCCTGCAAGTATTGTAAAAAGTCTGAACACATAATTGACAAGTGCTACAGACTTCATGGTTATCCAACAGATTTTAAgttcacaaagaacaaaagagatGTTGCATGTGTCCAGTCTGAAGGTTTCATTCAAGATTCTAGTCCTTCTAGTTCCAGCCCTCAGTCCGACACTACTGGTCATGGTTTCAGCAAAGAATAATACCAACACCTCATGACTTTATTCCAACAACTTCACGTTCCTTCTCCTCACCAAGCTGAGAATCTTCAGAATGAGAACACAGGGTTTGCTCATTTTGCAGGTGTGTTCAATTACCCTGAGGTTAATTGTGTTGCTTTTCATGCTAGTGCAGTCTCACAGTTAGGTACCAATCCTTGGATTCTAGACTCAGGTGCAATTAATCACATGACACCTCACAAACACCTTTTGCACAACTTATTACCTCTTGCCACACCTTTTTTGATTACTCTTCCTAATGGATATAAAGCTAAAGTCATATCTACTGGATCTTTGCATCTCAGGTCAGATATGACTTTACACATTGTTTTATTAGTTCCTTTTTTCCATTTCAATCTCATATCAGTACACAAACTACTTTCTCAATTTAAATGTATtgcaatctttaccatttttaattGTATATTACAAGGCCTTTTTCTGAGGAGGCCACTGGAAATTGGTAGATATGCAAATGGTTTATACTTCCTTCATCTAGCCACTACACCAAAAATTCATGCTCATGTTCTAATTCTGTTCAGTATGATGTTTCTTCTTCTGTTGCATGTAATGTTCCTACTTTTGTTTCTTCTGATGTGTTTGATTATTCTAATCATTCTGTAAGTCATAGTCCTACTTGTAACCCATCTAAGATTAAAAATAAAGCTGATTTGTTTTGGCACCAAAGATTAGGTCATATGCCCTACAATAGAATGAAATCTCTCCCTCTTTTATCTGGTAAGATTTCTTCTAAGCAACATCCCTTCTGTGACATCTGTCCTATGGCTAGAAAATAGAGACTTCCTTTTCATGATAGCACCATCCACTCCTCTACCCCTTTTCAACTTGTGCACATTGACATTTGGGGTCCTTACAATACCCAAACATACAATGGCTTTAAATACTTCTTGACtttagttgatgatttttccagAGTCACTTGGACTCATTTGTTGTCTTGCAAGAGCAATGCTATTTCTGTCCTTAAGGCATTCATTATTATGGTACAAGTTCATTTTAACGCTAAGGTTAAGTGTTTCAGAACTGATAATGCATATGAGTTAGGGAGTAGTTCTGAAGCTCAACAATTGTTTACTACCCATGGCATTCTTCATTAGACTACCGTCCCTCACACTCCTCAATGAAATGGAGTAGTAGAAAGAAAGCACAAACATCTTTTAGAAGTGTCTAGGGCACTTCTATTTCAATCAAAACTTCCTTTAAAATACTGGGGGGAATGTGTACTTACAGCTACTTACCTAATTAACAGAATCCCTTCAACTGTCTTGCATCATCTATCTCCATTTGAAAGGATACATGTCCGACCACCTACTTATGATCACTTAAGGTCTTTTGGTTGCTTCTGTCATGCAACTTCCCCTAAACCTGGTAGAGACAAGTTTGAGTCTACATCCATTCCTAGTATTTTCTTGGGATATCCTTGTGGCAAAAAGGGTTATAAGTTTATCAACTTGTCTTCTCATGCTGTATTTTTCTCTAGAGATGTTCTTTTCTTTGAGCATGTTTTCCCTTATCACCATTCCTCTTATTCTTTCTTTTCTCCTCCTTCTGATCTTTATATTGATTCTCCATCCTCTACTTCTCCAATATCCAGCTCTCCACCTCCTTCCTCCTCTTCTACCTCTTATGCTTCTCCCTTTTTTTCTACCTCACCAGTCTCAATCTCATCTTCTTCTGCTCCAGTTCTTAAGAGGTCCTCCAGAACTGTTCATCCTCCTCCACATCTTGCAGACTATGTCTGCTCTTCTGTTTTACCTTCTTCCCTTCCTATTCCTCTAGATTCCAAGGTTCCTACAAATGAGTTGCACATGCTTGAGCCTAAGTTTTATCAACAGGCTGCTGGTCATCCTGCTTGGCAAGAGGCCATGCTAAAAGAATTTCAAGCTCTTGAGACAAATCAAACATGGGATATTGTTCCTCTTCCCCCTCACAAAAAGAAAATCCCATGCAAATGGGTTTACAAGATCAAGCAAAAGTCTGATGGATCTATTGAGAGGTACAAGGCCAGACTTGTTATTAGGGGTGATACTCAAAAAAAGGACATATATTACACTGAAACTATCTCTCCAGTTGTTAAGCTTACTACTGTCAAGTGCCTTTTATCTATTGCCATCAAAAGACACTGGACTGTTTTTTAATTGGATGTGAATAATGCTTTTCTTCATGGTGATCTCCATGAAGAAGTCTATATGAGAGTTCCCCCTGGCCTTCATGTGTCTTCTCTATCTACCTCATCTGCTTCTCCTTTGGTTTGCAAGCTCAAGAAGTCACTTTATGGCCTTAAACAAGCATTCAGGCAGTGGTTTTCCAAGCTGTCTCAATCCTTACTTTCCAAAGGCTACATATCAAGTAAAAATGACTACTCTTTATTTACCAAGTCTACTCGCAGCTCCCTGGTTATTCTAGTTGTGTATGTTAATGATATCTTGTTAGCTGGGGATGATTTGGTTGAGATGAATGGTCTGAAGAGTTTCTTGGATGATCAATTTAAAATCAAGGATCTAGGTCTGGTTCACTATTTTTTGGGTCTAGAAATTCCTTCCCATCCAGCTGGTTATGTGATGCATCAACACAAatatacttcagacttattggcagAGTTCAAATGCTCCCACTTCACCCATGTGGCTACTCATTTAGACTCTTCCCTCAAGTTAACTGCTGATATGGGTGACCTACTGCCTGATCCTAGCACTTATAGGAGATTAATTGGCAAACTTAATTTTCTCCAACACACAAGACCCGATATCACTTATTCTGTGCAACACCCCAGTCGGTTCTTACAATCTTCAAGAATCCTTCACATGTGTTAcatcccatgttttcgtacatggaagtacgtcaaaagtaaattgatataagctcggaaatgagatattacattccGTATTTccatatgttaaagtttcgtcttaaggtaatcgacataagttcgggaatgagattattgtgagattataagtattatgctatttcaaacaagtgatgagtaaattcgtgaaggtgagagggtaagcaaatcgaagataatgaatttcgtcgaaatttgatattttgggataaaatacggcccgagctaaaatacccggtatttatggactagtaccatacaaggtaccacatgaccgtaATAGTACGGTGTAtgaagtgtattaaaaataagtagaattttaagtaatttgagacaattcttaattatgcgggtaattagttaattaccgAATAACGGaacattacctaattacctaataagtggataaagattaatAATTCCCACCctcacccccacgtggcagcaagccactactaTGACCTATGAATCTTAGTCATATTGGCTTAGTGGCCAAGTTATAAGGCACTTACGTGTAAGTAAGTGTTAGACATTATAAGCTTGGTGTCATAACATTACAAAGTTtgattttcttcctaaattcatatACAAGACACTTTCAAACCAGAATTGGTTTCATAGACATTACGGTTCAAACTTCATCTAGTAAGCTTTCCACAAAACTCTTGCAACCAaaacaattccaacgagaattgttagaatcgtagcaacgtaaaattttacGGTTCAaaaagtacggtgcaatcttttccaaggatattatacgaatttttccctactcctggtatgttaaggctatcccttctttctttttggcatgacccaaatgatactgaaagaaacgagcaaatacacagtttctataaatgactctattcatagaaatattaggggtgtctatattcttgattcctcatgtgaattattattatatcttctattcatgggtctcagaaaaatacgtatttgataaaatttatccgacatgcatattatttttatgacattccgagaaaatcttattaacatatttcttaaggcatattatttttatgacattccgagaaaatattattaacgtatttcttatgcatttcatgcatttatacatatacattgacccatgaccaaatggcgttatatacgcgtatatatgtatattatatgtatatgggaaaagactatggcgttatatacgcaccaccacctgatcaactggtatacgttgatgatttgcccacagtggccaaaatgatatgatgggatgccctcaatgGCTTGATGATGTCATGAACAtatatacctatacatggtatgatatttatatgcatatgcatgacgttataaaaatgaaatgattcatagagctatgcagacgtacatgtcgagtcttttactccatgtttctctcatgtctattatttactgattttcattccttacatacttggtacattatttgtactaacgttccttttgcctggggacgctgcgtttcatgctcgcgggtctcgatagataggtcgagagtcctccaagtaggcgatcagctcagcagaagatattggtgcactccatttgctccggagttgcttgtttggtcagtacgATCTAGaggtgtatggtttggtatggcggggctctgtcccgacctttataacatttatgtactcttagaggcttgtagacatatgtcgtgtatgtgaaagatcgtacggccttgtcggcctatgttttgagtttataaatgatcatgttggcctattaggcccgtatgtcacgtgtatatgatgatgtaataagaaagatacattacgttaatactcgattgagtaaggtaccgggtgcctgtcgtggcccatcggtttgggtcgtgacaacatgttGGCTTGGCTTCATGTTCTGAGGTATCTCAGTACTGCCCCTGCTCAGGGAACTCTTTTACACGCTTCTCCTGATTTTTCCCTCATGGCTTACTCAGATTCAGACTGGGCCTCTTGTGCATTTTCTAGGCGATCTGTCACAGGGTTTTATGTTACTCTTGGTGGATGCCCCGtctcttggaagagcaagaaacaaccTACTATCTCTTTACCCTCTGTGAGGCAGAGTATAGAGCATTGAGAAAGGTTGTAGCTGAGGTTTCTTGGCTTGTCAGGCTACTTGGTGATCTTGGCCTTCCTATTAACAATCATGTTCCTGTTTTTTGTGACAGTCAGGCTGCTTTGCACATTGCCAAAAACCCTATGTTCCATGAATGTACCACGCATATTGAAATTGACTGCCATTATGTACGTGACTGCTTGAATTCTGGTTTGATCACTCTTCCACATGTTAGCACCTCAGCTCAACTGGCAGACATCATGACTAAGGCTTTGCCTGGTCCTCTTCACCATTCTCTTTTGT containing:
- the LOC138904927 gene encoding uncharacterized protein, whose product is MGRVSRPQPDSLYYHFWERCNDIVIAWITNSLSRDIATSVMCYETAKEIWSDINERFGQSNGSKYIQIQREISATSQGSSDIANYFTKLRSLWDELSTAYVGPVCSCGALPTFIEQQKIFQFLSGLNESYSTCKSNILMMSSLPTLSKDYSMLQHDEK